A window of Lacibacter sediminis contains these coding sequences:
- a CDS encoding helicase-related protein: MNKLHNPGELVHYRNRDWMVLPSDNPDLLLIKPLGGSEEEETAVFLPVSIPQEKITSANFPEPNPEQIGSFETARLLYDAFRLSFRNASGPFRCMGKLSFRPRAYQLVPLVMSLKMDTTRLLVADDVGIGKTVEALIILKELMERGEVKRFAVICPPHLCEQWQQELRDKLDIQAEIIRSSTAAKLDRQLPDDQSVFHHLPYQVVSIDYVKADKRRGIFLNDCPEFIIVDEAHTCTLPAGAKSKSQQQRYALLHDLSANKQRQIVLLTATPHSGKDSEFASLLGLLKPEFQKLNFETIEAADRKKLAKYFVQRKRENIKRWLNESTEFPERDSKELGFTLTNEYLLFYNSLLHFAKGISTAGKTINEHTRLLRSWAAIALIKGAMSSPAMAMEMLTRRKEKIEEGDFVITEEDSFENTLFEELDQVSDVPRQDLIENLDFARNELKELEELHKEAQSIFNSKADQKIETTIKLVKEWVKEGFAPIVFCHYIPTANYVAERLKEALPNNIHIEAITSELADEQRKERIELMGKSEKRILVATDCLSEGINLQDQFTAVLHYDLPWNPNRIEQREGRVDRFGQAAPIVKTYVLYGENNEMDMFILEVLIRKVRDIQRSTGVSISIGENSKSIMTEAAQRLLFNNKKDAVQQELFKDTDETISNELELARKKGENIRSIFAHETVDPATIKADLEAVDEAIGDIKTVEHFVCSAVQQLGGSCEADGKAGYILRPQNLPAHISRCFNNAATVKVSFNSPTPKGYIYVGRNHKFTELLCQFLIALSFEPRPEYGKIARVCEVQTDTVATKTVLVVFRVRNVIKEVSSKKESIAEEMYLWGYRSVNGKTETLEFKEAKDLLLQSKSLSNLSAERQQADIRTEMKRFDEMKHQFLELAGNRADELVSAHSRFKELIGGRRYEKATPVLPPDVMGVYILMPKPQDL; the protein is encoded by the coding sequence TTGAACAAACTTCATAATCCAGGTGAACTGGTGCACTATCGAAACCGGGATTGGATGGTGTTACCGTCCGATAACCCCGATTTATTATTGATAAAACCATTGGGTGGATCCGAAGAAGAAGAAACAGCAGTATTTCTTCCTGTAAGTATTCCACAAGAGAAAATTACTTCTGCGAACTTTCCCGAACCGAATCCCGAACAAATCGGATCGTTTGAAACTGCCCGTTTGTTGTATGATGCTTTTCGATTGTCCTTTAGAAATGCATCTGGTCCATTCCGTTGCATGGGGAAATTATCGTTTCGCCCAAGGGCATATCAGTTAGTGCCGTTAGTGATGTCGTTAAAGATGGATACCACTCGACTGTTAGTGGCGGATGATGTTGGTATTGGTAAAACAGTAGAAGCACTCATTATCTTAAAAGAGCTAATGGAACGTGGCGAGGTAAAACGGTTTGCCGTGATATGTCCTCCACATCTTTGTGAACAATGGCAACAAGAGCTACGTGATAAACTGGATATCCAAGCTGAAATTATCCGATCCAGTACGGCTGCCAAACTCGATCGGCAACTACCCGACGATCAAAGTGTGTTTCACCATCTTCCTTATCAGGTAGTTTCTATTGATTATGTAAAAGCTGATAAGCGCAGAGGAATCTTTTTAAACGATTGCCCTGAGTTTATTATCGTTGACGAGGCACATACTTGCACACTACCTGCAGGTGCGAAAAGTAAATCGCAACAACAGCGCTATGCATTGCTGCATGACCTTTCTGCAAATAAGCAACGTCAAATTGTTTTGTTAACTGCAACACCACATAGTGGGAAAGACAGTGAGTTCGCATCATTGTTGGGTTTGTTGAAACCGGAATTTCAAAAACTAAACTTTGAAACCATTGAAGCGGCTGACAGAAAAAAACTGGCGAAGTATTTTGTACAGCGCAAACGGGAGAACATTAAAAGATGGTTGAATGAAAGTACTGAGTTCCCGGAACGAGACTCAAAAGAATTGGGTTTCACTTTAACAAACGAGTACTTACTTTTTTACAATAGCCTGCTGCATTTTGCAAAAGGCATTTCTACTGCCGGAAAAACAATTAATGAACATACACGTTTGCTTCGTTCATGGGCAGCCATTGCATTAATCAAAGGAGCCATGTCGAGCCCGGCAATGGCAATGGAGATGTTAACCCGCAGAAAAGAAAAGATTGAAGAGGGTGATTTCGTAATAACTGAAGAGGACAGTTTTGAAAATACATTATTTGAAGAACTCGATCAGGTATCGGATGTGCCACGACAGGATCTTATTGAAAACCTAGATTTTGCCCGAAACGAATTAAAAGAATTAGAAGAGTTACATAAAGAAGCACAATCTATTTTTAACAGCAAGGCCGATCAAAAAATTGAAACAACTATTAAGCTGGTGAAAGAGTGGGTGAAAGAAGGGTTTGCTCCCATCGTTTTTTGCCATTATATACCCACTGCTAATTATGTGGCTGAGCGGTTGAAAGAAGCCTTGCCAAATAATATTCATATCGAAGCCATTACTTCCGAACTGGCAGATGAACAACGTAAGGAACGCATTGAACTGATGGGCAAAAGTGAAAAGCGGATTTTGGTGGCAACCGATTGTTTAAGTGAAGGTATTAATCTGCAGGATCAGTTTACAGCAGTACTCCATTATGATTTGCCATGGAACCCAAATCGTATTGAGCAACGTGAAGGTCGTGTTGATCGTTTTGGACAGGCAGCTCCAATTGTAAAAACCTATGTGCTTTATGGGGAGAACAATGAAATGGATATGTTTATCCTGGAAGTATTGATTCGTAAAGTAAGGGATATACAACGGTCAACAGGTGTATCTATCAGCATTGGTGAAAACAGCAAGTCGATTATGACGGAAGCAGCTCAACGTCTTTTATTCAACAATAAAAAAGATGCTGTTCAGCAGGAGCTGTTTAAAGATACAGATGAAACGATTAGTAATGAATTAGAACTGGCCCGTAAGAAAGGAGAAAATATTCGAAGCATATTTGCACACGAAACTGTTGACCCTGCAACCATCAAAGCTGATCTGGAAGCTGTTGATGAAGCCATTGGTGATATTAAAACAGTAGAACATTTTGTTTGCAGTGCCGTGCAGCAGTTAGGTGGCTCTTGTGAAGCCGATGGTAAAGCAGGTTATATTTTACGACCGCAAAACCTGCCTGCACATATCAGCCGTTGTTTTAATAATGCAGCAACGGTGAAAGTGAGTTTCAATTCACCTACACCAAAGGGTTATATCTACGTTGGCCGCAATCATAAATTTACAGAACTGCTTTGCCAGTTCTTAATTGCATTATCGTTTGAGCCAAGACCAGAGTACGGAAAAATTGCACGGGTTTGTGAAGTTCAAACTGATACGGTTGCAACCAAAACAGTTTTGGTGGTGTTCCGTGTAAGAAATGTGATCAAAGAAGTTTCCTCTAAAAAAGAAAGCATTGCCGAAGAAATGTATCTCTGGGGTTATCGCTCAGTAAATGGCAAAACAGAAACTCTGGAATTTAAAGAAGCAAAAGACTTGTTGCTTCAATCTAAAAGTTTATCCAATCTTTCTGCGGAACGACAACAGGCAGATATCAGAACTGAGATGAAACGTTTCGACGAAATGAAACATCAGTTTCTTGAACTCGCTGGTAACAGGGCCGATGAACTGGTATCTGCTCACAGTCGCTTTAAAGAATTAATTGGTGGACGTCGTTATGAAAAAGCTACGCCTGTTTTACCTCCTGATGTAATGGGTGTATATATCCTGATGCCAAAACCACAAGACCTCTGA